In Bradyrhizobium sp. G127, one genomic interval encodes:
- the ubiB gene encoding 2-polyprenylphenol 6-hydroxylase, with protein sequence MIAALTHTARLARAAYVFAREGVFGFADPSSLPPQAVLPIRIARLIERRGAATSGRLSRALTRLGPTYVKLGQFLATRPDVVGVTMARDLENLQDRLPPFPQAEAEAVIVTAFDKPVAQVFASFGESVAAASIAQVHRAEVEKDAVRTPVAVKVLRPNVGGRFRKDLGDFMFVARKMEAVSAEARRLRPVEIVDTLARSVAMEMDLRLEAAALSEMAENTRDDHDFRVPTVDWDRTSHHVLTMEWIDGIALNDRARLEAAQIDLPDLGRKVIQNFLRHALRDGFFHADMHPGNLFVDEVGRLVAVDFGIMGRLGLKERRFLAEILLGFITRDYRRVAEVHFEAGYVPAHHSVENFAQAIRAIGEPIHNRAADEISMAKLLSLLLEVTGLFDMRTRPELILLQKTMVVVEGVARGFDPKLDIWTTADPVVREWIERNLGPRGKIEGAVAGAGELGRVLSGLPAIAARSIAVLNQFEDMTRNGLVLAPETVAAIGKAEAQRNRWQTVALWAIALTLMAILWIIR encoded by the coding sequence GTGATCGCAGCTCTCACTCATACCGCAAGGCTGGCGCGCGCGGCTTACGTGTTCGCGCGCGAAGGCGTGTTCGGCTTTGCCGATCCGTCGTCACTGCCGCCGCAGGCGGTGCTGCCGATCAGGATCGCGCGGCTGATCGAACGGCGCGGCGCAGCTACCAGCGGACGGTTGTCCCGCGCGCTGACGCGGCTCGGTCCCACGTACGTCAAGCTCGGCCAGTTCCTTGCCACACGGCCGGATGTGGTCGGCGTCACCATGGCGCGCGACCTGGAGAATCTTCAGGACCGCCTGCCGCCGTTTCCCCAAGCTGAAGCCGAAGCCGTGATCGTCACCGCGTTCGACAAGCCTGTGGCGCAGGTGTTTGCAAGCTTCGGCGAATCCGTCGCCGCCGCCTCCATTGCCCAGGTGCATCGCGCCGAGGTCGAGAAGGACGCTGTGCGCACGCCGGTCGCGGTCAAGGTGCTGCGCCCCAATGTCGGCGGGCGCTTCCGCAAGGATCTCGGCGATTTCATGTTCGTCGCGCGCAAGATGGAAGCGGTCTCCGCTGAAGCGCGTCGCCTGCGTCCGGTCGAGATCGTCGATACGCTGGCTCGCTCGGTGGCGATGGAAATGGACCTGCGGCTGGAAGCAGCCGCGCTGTCCGAAATGGCGGAGAACACCCGCGACGATCACGACTTCCGCGTGCCGACGGTGGACTGGGACCGCACCAGCCATCATGTGCTGACGATGGAATGGATCGACGGCATCGCACTGAACGATCGCGCCAGGTTGGAGGCCGCGCAGATCGACCTGCCGGACCTCGGCCGCAAGGTGATCCAGAATTTCCTGCGTCACGCCCTGCGCGACGGCTTCTTCCACGCCGACATGCACCCCGGCAATCTGTTCGTCGATGAGGTTGGGCGTCTGGTCGCGGTCGACTTCGGCATCATGGGCCGGCTCGGCCTCAAGGAGCGGCGCTTCCTCGCGGAAATTCTGCTGGGCTTCATCACGCGCGATTACCGCCGCGTCGCCGAGGTGCATTTCGAGGCGGGCTATGTCCCCGCGCATCACTCGGTGGAGAATTTCGCGCAGGCCATCCGTGCCATCGGCGAGCCGATCCACAACCGCGCCGCCGACGAAATCTCGATGGCGAAACTGCTGTCGCTGCTGCTCGAAGTCACCGGCCTGTTCGACATGCGCACGCGGCCCGAACTGATCCTGCTGCAGAAGACCATGGTGGTGGTGGAAGGCGTGGCCCGCGGCTTCGACCCCAAACTCGATATCTGGACCACCGCCGATCCCGTGGTGCGCGAATGGATCGAGCGCAATCTCGGACCGCGAGGCAAGATCGAAGGCGCGGTGGCGGGCGCGGGCGAACTCGGCCGCGTGCTGTCCGGGCTGCCGGCGATTGCCGCGCGCTCGATCGCGGTGCTGAACCAGTTCGAGGACATGACCCGCAACGGGCTGGTGCTGGCGCCCGAAACGGTCGCCGCCATCGGCAAGGCCGAAGCCCAGCGCAATCGTTGGCAAACAGTGGCACTCTGGGCGATCGCGCTGACGTTGATGGCCATTCTCTGGATCATTCGCTAA
- the ubiE gene encoding bifunctional demethylmenaquinone methyltransferase/2-methoxy-6-polyprenyl-1,4-benzoquinol methylase UbiE, whose translation MERPDGTTHFGFRDVELGDKQTLVNEVFHSVAKRYDLMNDLMSGGMHRLWKEAMITALNPPRGDAPFALLDVAGGTGDISFRAAKASGSGFHATVCDINGEMLAVGRERAVAQRLDHQVSFVEGNAESLAFPDKSFDAYTIAFGIRNVPRIPLALSEAYRVLKPGSRFLCLEFSSVDVPGLDRIYDLFSFNVIPQLGKAVTGDAESYRYLVESIRQFPKPNAFADMIRAAGFSRVKYDVMSGGIVALHSGWRL comes from the coding sequence ATGGAACGGCCTGACGGAACGACGCATTTCGGCTTCCGCGACGTGGAGCTCGGCGACAAGCAGACGCTGGTGAACGAGGTGTTTCACAGCGTGGCGAAGCGGTACGACCTGATGAACGACCTGATGTCCGGGGGCATGCACCGGCTCTGGAAAGAGGCGATGATCACCGCGCTGAATCCGCCGCGCGGCGACGCGCCGTTCGCACTGCTCGACGTGGCTGGTGGCACCGGCGATATTTCCTTCCGCGCGGCGAAAGCATCCGGCAGCGGATTTCATGCCACCGTCTGCGACATCAACGGCGAGATGCTCGCCGTCGGCCGCGAGCGCGCCGTGGCGCAGCGTCTCGATCATCAGGTGTCGTTCGTCGAAGGCAACGCCGAATCCCTCGCCTTCCCGGACAAGAGCTTCGACGCCTACACCATCGCATTCGGCATCCGCAACGTGCCGCGCATTCCCTTGGCCTTGAGCGAGGCCTATCGCGTGCTGAAACCCGGCTCGCGTTTTCTGTGCCTGGAATTCTCGTCCGTCGATGTGCCAGGCCTCGACAGGATCTACGACCTGTTCTCGTTCAACGTGATCCCGCAGCTGGGCAAGGCCGTGACCGGCGACGCCGAATCCTATCGCTATCTGGTGGAATCGATCCGGCAGTTTCCCAAGCCGAACGCCTTCGCCGACATGATCCGCGCCGCGGGCTTCTCGCGCGTCAAATACGACGTCATGTCCGGCGGCATCGTCGCGCTGCATTCAGGCTGGCGTTTGTGA
- a CDS encoding glyoxalase superfamily protein, giving the protein MSVQFTKVIPILRMFDIRKAREFYLDYLGFKVDFEHRHEPDLPLFMGISRSGVQLFLSEHHGSGSPGIHITIETVGVAGFHAELMAKGYNYMRPGLEKQPWGATTVTVYDPFSNHITFSEDDNVA; this is encoded by the coding sequence ATGTCTGTTCAATTCACCAAAGTCATTCCGATTCTGCGGATGTTCGACATCCGCAAGGCGCGCGAGTTTTATCTGGATTATCTCGGTTTCAAGGTCGATTTCGAGCATCGGCACGAGCCTGACTTGCCGCTGTTCATGGGCATTTCGCGTAGCGGCGTTCAGCTGTTCCTGAGCGAGCACCATGGCTCCGGCTCGCCCGGCATACACATCACCATCGAAACCGTCGGAGTCGCCGGTTTTCATGCCGAACTCATGGCAAAGGGCTACAACTACATGCGCCCCGGCCTCGAGAAGCAGCCGTGGGGCGCGACCACGGTGACCGTGTACGATCCGTTCTCCAATCACATCACCTTCAGCGAGGATGACAACGTCGCATGA
- the mutM gene encoding bifunctional DNA-formamidopyrimidine glycosylase/DNA-(apurinic or apyrimidinic site) lyase yields the protein MPELPEVETVRRGLQPVMEGQCISRLETRRDGLRFPFQKDFVARLEGHVVTGLGRRAKYLMADLDSGDVLLMHLGMSGSFRVVLPEGESRPGEFHYPRSENRNHDHVVFHMASGAVISFNDPRRFGYMKIVARKDLDAEPLLRGLGPEPLGNAFDAAMLAHACAGKKTSLKAALLDQRVVAGLGNIYVCEALFRAHLSPKRQASTLADRKGGPTDRAKHLVTAIHTVLNAAIKAGGSSLRDHRQTDGELGYFQHSFLVYDREGQPCTTPKCSGTVTRFTQNGRSTFWCPSCQK from the coding sequence GTGCCTGAATTACCCGAGGTCGAAACGGTCCGCCGCGGTCTGCAGCCGGTGATGGAGGGCCAGTGCATTTCACGGCTCGAGACTCGCCGTGACGGTCTGCGGTTTCCGTTTCAGAAGGATTTTGTGGCGCGGCTGGAAGGCCATGTGGTGACGGGCCTTGGCCGCCGCGCCAAATACCTGATGGCGGATCTCGACAGCGGCGACGTGCTCCTGATGCATCTCGGCATGTCGGGGTCGTTCCGCGTGGTGCTGCCCGAAGGCGAGAGCCGGCCGGGCGAATTTCACTATCCACGCAGCGAGAATCGCAACCATGATCATGTGGTGTTTCACATGGCGTCGGGTGCTGTGATCTCGTTCAACGATCCGCGCCGCTTCGGCTACATGAAGATTGTTGCGCGCAAGGACCTCGATGCGGAGCCGCTGCTGCGCGGGCTTGGCCCTGAGCCTTTGGGAAACGCGTTCGACGCCGCGATGCTGGCGCATGCCTGCGCGGGAAAGAAGACTTCGCTGAAGGCCGCATTGCTCGATCAGCGCGTGGTGGCGGGATTAGGCAACATCTATGTCTGCGAGGCGCTGTTTCGCGCGCATCTGTCGCCGAAGCGCCAGGCGTCGACGCTGGCCGATCGCAAGGGCGGGCCGACGGATCGCGCGAAACATCTGGTGACGGCGATTCACACCGTATTGAACGCAGCGATCAAGGCGGGCGGCTCGTCGCTGCGCGATCACCGCCAGACCGACGGCGAGCTCGGCTATTTCCAGCACTCGTTTCTGGTCTATGATCGCGAGGGCCAGCCATGCACGACGCCGAAATGCTCCGGCACGGTGACGCGATTCACGCAGAACGGGCGATCGACGTTCTGGTGCCCGAGTTGCCAGAAGTAA
- a CDS encoding peptidoglycan-binding protein, with translation MKLPLASAAMLAALLGTAAAQTPPARQAPPAAPAIKPKPVATVPIRPATQTPADTANAMAQADRLAIQSDLAWVSLYNGTITGEVSERMVNAIKTFQKDHGGKQTGVLNPQERGVLRAEAKKLQDNVGWKIVSDATSGARVGLPTKLVPLIVSDISGTKWSSATGSIQIEFARRKEAGATTATVADKEKKLNARKIDYSVVKPDFFVLSGSQGLKKFYVRGQTRDDEVRILTIMYDQATEGTMTPVTVAMSSAYNPFPGNAVAQNLPPPRKKVEYSTGIIVGADGTIVAERQATDGCVTIAVPGYGNATRIADDEARELALLRIYGAGGLKPLALSGNGAAKSSVSITGISDPQNQGGRNAVTTLAAVAAPAGADMTLSPEPAVGFSGAAAIDSDGKFAGIARLKPAVVAGPAGIPLPSQALLVPADSVREFLRAKGVTVASGPVDAKASVLRLVCVRK, from the coding sequence ATGAAACTGCCGCTCGCCAGTGCCGCGATGCTGGCGGCCCTGCTCGGGACCGCTGCTGCGCAGACGCCGCCCGCCCGGCAAGCGCCCCCGGCCGCCCCGGCGATCAAGCCGAAGCCCGTCGCCACGGTGCCGATCCGGCCCGCCACCCAGACCCCGGCCGACACGGCCAATGCCATGGCGCAGGCCGATCGGCTTGCGATCCAGTCGGATCTCGCCTGGGTCAGCCTCTATAACGGCACGATCACCGGCGAAGTCAGCGAGCGGATGGTCAACGCCATCAAGACATTCCAGAAGGATCACGGCGGCAAACAGACCGGCGTGCTGAACCCGCAGGAACGCGGCGTGCTGCGCGCCGAAGCGAAAAAGCTGCAGGACAATGTCGGCTGGAAAATCGTCAGCGACGCCACCAGCGGCGCGCGCGTCGGCCTGCCGACCAAGCTGGTGCCGCTGATCGTCAGCGACATTTCAGGCACCAAATGGTCGTCCGCCACCGGCAGCATCCAGATCGAATTTGCCCGCCGCAAGGAAGCCGGCGCCACGACAGCAACTGTCGCCGACAAGGAGAAGAAGCTCAACGCGCGCAAGATCGACTACAGCGTGGTGAAGCCGGATTTCTTCGTGCTGTCCGGATCGCAGGGCCTGAAGAAATTCTACGTGCGCGGCCAGACCCGCGACGACGAGGTCCGCATCCTCACCATCATGTACGATCAGGCCACCGAGGGCACGATGACTCCCGTCACCGTGGCGATGTCGAGCGCCTACAATCCGTTCCCCGGCAATGCCGTGGCGCAGAACCTGCCGCCGCCGCGCAAGAAGGTCGAATACTCCACCGGCATTATCGTCGGCGCCGACGGCACCATCGTCGCCGAGCGTCAGGCCACCGACGGCTGCGTGACCATCGCGGTGCCGGGCTATGGCAATGCGACCCGCATTGCCGATGACGAAGCACGCGAACTGGCGCTGCTTCGAATCTACGGTGCCGGCGGATTGAAGCCGCTGGCGCTATCCGGCAATGGCGCAGCAAAATCCAGTGTCAGCATCACCGGCATTTCCGATCCGCAAAATCAGGGCGGCCGCAACGCCGTGACCACTCTCGCCGCCGTGGCCGCGCCCGCCGGCGCCGACATGACCCTGTCGCCGGAGCCTGCGGTCGGCTTCTCCGGCGCTGCGGCCATCGACAGCGATGGAAAATTCGCCGGCATCGCGCGGCTGAAGCCCGCCGTCGTTGCAGGACCGGCCGGCATCCCGCTGCCGTCGCAGGCGCTGCTGGTCCCGGCGGATTCGGTGCGCGAATTCTTGCGGGCGAAAGGCGTGACCGTTGCCTCAGGGCCAGTCGATGCGAAAGCCTCGGTGCTGCGGCTGGTGTGTGTACGGAAATAA
- the moeB gene encoding molybdopterin-synthase adenylyltransferase MoeB: MLTSEELERYARHIVLREVGGPGQAALKAARVLVIGAGGLGAPGLMYLAAAGIGTLGVVDDDEVSLSNLQRQIIHATPDVGRLKVDSAADRILALNPHVVLSTHAVRLNATNAMDIIGGYDVIVDGSDNFATRYLVSDACYLAKKTLIAGALGVFDASLTTVRAHGVNDKGELNPTYRCLFPEAPPPGTTPTCEEAGVLGALAGVLGSMMALEAIREIVGFGESLVGRLVMIDARAMRFETLRYARDPSNPLNGDAPTITDLSAHR; the protein is encoded by the coding sequence ATGCTGACATCAGAGGAACTGGAGCGGTACGCGCGCCATATTGTGCTGCGCGAGGTCGGTGGTCCCGGTCAGGCGGCGCTGAAGGCGGCGCGGGTGCTGGTGATCGGCGCGGGCGGGCTTGGCGCGCCGGGCCTGATGTATCTGGCGGCGGCTGGGATCGGTACGCTGGGCGTGGTCGATGACGACGAGGTGTCGCTGTCCAACCTGCAACGCCAGATCATTCACGCCACGCCGGATGTCGGGCGATTGAAGGTCGACAGCGCCGCCGACCGGATTCTGGCGCTCAATCCGCATGTCGTGTTGAGCACCCATGCGGTGCGGCTCAACGCGACGAACGCGATGGATATTATCGGCGGCTACGATGTGATTGTCGACGGCTCGGACAATTTCGCCACGCGCTATCTGGTGTCGGACGCGTGCTATCTTGCGAAGAAAACATTGATTGCGGGTGCGCTCGGGGTGTTCGACGCGTCGCTGACCACGGTCCGCGCGCACGGCGTAAATGACAAAGGCGAGTTGAATCCAACCTATCGCTGCCTGTTTCCGGAGGCGCCGCCGCCCGGCACCACGCCGACCTGCGAGGAGGCGGGCGTGCTCGGCGCGCTGGCCGGCGTGCTCGGTTCGATGATGGCGCTGGAAGCGATCAGAGAAATCGTCGGCTTCGGCGAAAGCCTTGTCGGGCGGCTGGTGATGATCGATGCTCGCGCGATGCGGTTCGAGACGTTGCGTTACGCGCGCGATCCATCAAACCCGCTGAATGGAGATGCGCCGACGATCACGGATCTGTCGGCGCATCGCTGA
- a CDS encoding aldo/keto reductase, producing MDIRRLGATGPKVSAIGLGCMGMSDFYGPADRAESIATIHAALDAGITLLDTGDFYGMGHNELLIREALAGRSRDNLQISVKFGALRDRRYGFNGIDCRPAAIKNFAAYSLVRLGVDAIDIYRPARLDPNVPIEETIGAMADLVKAGDIKHIGLSEVGSETIRRAHAVHPIADLQIEYSLISRGIENDILATCRDLGIAITAYGVLSRGLISGHWSKASGPQDFRVLSPRFQAGNVDANLALLEPLRAVAADLGVTVAQMAIAWVATQGQDIVPLVGARRRERLTEALGALNVKLSPAHLATLDKAFPLGVAKGERYAPEQIAHLDSEKRVHA from the coding sequence ATGGATATTCGCAGACTGGGCGCCACCGGTCCCAAGGTTTCCGCCATCGGTCTCGGCTGCATGGGCATGTCGGATTTTTACGGCCCGGCCGACCGCGCCGAGAGCATCGCCACCATCCACGCCGCACTCGACGCCGGCATTACCCTGCTCGACACCGGCGATTTCTACGGCATGGGCCACAACGAACTGCTGATCCGCGAAGCGCTCGCCGGCCGCAGCCGCGACAATCTCCAGATCAGCGTCAAGTTCGGCGCGCTACGCGACCGCCGTTACGGCTTCAACGGCATCGATTGCCGTCCGGCGGCAATCAAGAACTTTGCCGCCTATTCGCTGGTGCGCCTCGGCGTCGATGCCATCGACATCTATCGTCCGGCGCGACTCGATCCCAATGTCCCGATTGAAGAAACCATCGGCGCGATGGCGGACCTCGTGAAGGCCGGCGACATCAAGCATATCGGTCTGTCGGAAGTCGGCTCCGAGACCATCCGCCGTGCCCATGCCGTGCATCCGATTGCCGATCTTCAGATCGAATATTCGCTGATCTCACGCGGCATCGAGAACGACATCCTCGCGACCTGCCGCGACCTGGGCATCGCGATCACCGCCTACGGCGTGCTGTCGCGCGGCCTCATCAGCGGTCACTGGTCGAAAGCAAGCGGCCCGCAGGATTTCCGCGTCCTGAGCCCGCGCTTCCAGGCCGGCAATGTCGATGCCAACCTGGCATTGCTCGAACCGCTGCGCGCTGTGGCCGCCGATCTCGGCGTCACGGTCGCGCAGATGGCAATCGCCTGGGTGGCGACGCAGGGACAGGACATCGTGCCGCTGGTCGGCGCGCGGCGGCGTGAGCGCCTCACCGAGGCGCTTGGCGCGCTAAATGTGAAACTGTCGCCTGCGCATCTTGCGACGCTGGACAAGGCCTTCCCCCTCGGCGTCGCAAAGGGTGAGCGCTACGCGCCCGAACAGATCGCGCATCTCGACAGCGAAAAGCGCGTCCACGCATAA
- a CDS encoding LysR family transcriptional regulator encodes MKDFDLRDLEAFVAVARTLNFRRAAVEQRVSVSSLSQRLRDMEERLGVRLMNRTTRSVALTEAGELLLARIAPAMHDVGEALDQVRGLRGVPSGRLRINAPLPAIDLVIQPMVVPFLKKHPQIELEIIAETSFVDIVAAGFEAGVRYGEHLAQDMIALSLGPPERYAVVASADYVAQRGRPKKPEDLLAHSCLRTVFASGAMPDWEFEKDGRMVKVSPQAVLVGNNLRLMLQAVHDGAGFWATFEGYVRDDVRAGKLVSVLEDWLPPFPGPFLYYPSRRQPPPALSAFIAFVAEWKAKQKRRR; translated from the coding sequence ATGAAGGATTTTGACCTGCGCGACCTTGAGGCGTTTGTCGCCGTCGCCCGCACCCTGAATTTCCGGCGGGCGGCGGTGGAGCAGCGCGTCTCGGTGTCGAGCCTCAGTCAGCGCCTGCGCGACATGGAAGAGCGGTTGGGTGTGCGGCTGATGAATCGCACAACGCGCAGCGTCGCTCTCACCGAGGCCGGCGAACTGTTGCTCGCACGTATCGCGCCTGCGATGCATGATGTCGGCGAGGCGCTGGATCAGGTCAGGGGCCTGCGCGGCGTGCCGTCCGGCCGGCTGCGCATCAATGCGCCGCTGCCTGCGATCGATCTCGTGATTCAGCCGATGGTCGTGCCGTTTCTGAAGAAACATCCGCAGATCGAACTCGAGATCATCGCCGAAACCTCATTCGTCGATATTGTCGCGGCGGGCTTCGAAGCCGGCGTGCGCTATGGCGAGCATCTGGCGCAGGACATGATCGCGCTCTCGCTCGGCCCGCCGGAGCGTTACGCGGTGGTCGCGTCAGCGGATTACGTCGCGCAGCGGGGCCGTCCGAAAAAGCCGGAAGACCTGCTCGCGCATTCATGCCTTCGTACCGTGTTCGCGAGCGGCGCGATGCCGGACTGGGAGTTCGAGAAAGACGGGCGCATGGTCAAGGTGTCGCCGCAGGCGGTGCTGGTCGGAAACAATCTCCGGCTGATGCTGCAGGCTGTGCATGACGGCGCCGGATTCTGGGCGACGTTTGAAGGCTATGTGCGTGACGACGTGAGGGCGGGCAAACTCGTCAGCGTGCTCGAAGACTGGCTGCCGCCGTTCCCGGGGCCGTTCCTTTACTATCCGAGCCGCCGCCAGCCGCCGCCCGCCTTGAGCGCCTTCATTGCATTCGTGGCGGAGTGGAAGGCGAAGCAGAAACGAAGGCGATAG
- a CDS encoding D-glycerate dehydrogenase, whose product MPGKKRPLVVVTRKLPDSTETRMRELFDTRLNLDDTPMTQAQLAEAVRAADILVPTVSDEITAEILNQSDLRLKLIANFGNGVDNIDVAAAIARGITVTNTPKVLTEDTADMTMALLLAVPRRLIEGASVLMEGREWAGWSPTWMLGHRVGGKRLGIIGMGRIGQALARRAHAFGMQIHYHNRRPVAPQIEEELRATYWDSLDQMLARMDFISVNCPHTPATFHLLSARRLKLIRKDAYIINTARGEIIDEATLTKLIEDGEIAGAALDVFENEPAVNPKLVRLAKAGKVVLLPHMGSATIEGRVEMGEKVMINIRTFLDGHRPPDRVLPGVA is encoded by the coding sequence ATTCCGGGTAAGAAAAGGCCTCTGGTGGTGGTCACGCGAAAGCTGCCCGACAGCACCGAAACGCGCATGCGCGAGCTTTTCGATACCCGTCTCAATCTCGACGACACGCCGATGACGCAGGCCCAACTGGCCGAAGCCGTCCGCGCCGCCGATATTCTGGTTCCGACCGTCTCCGACGAAATCACCGCCGAGATTCTCAACCAGTCCGACCTGCGGCTGAAGCTGATCGCGAATTTCGGCAACGGCGTCGACAACATCGACGTGGCGGCGGCGATCGCACGCGGCATCACCGTCACCAACACGCCGAAGGTTCTGACCGAAGACACCGCCGACATGACCATGGCGCTGCTTCTGGCTGTGCCGCGCCGCCTGATCGAGGGCGCCTCCGTGCTGATGGAAGGCCGCGAATGGGCCGGCTGGTCGCCGACATGGATGCTCGGCCATCGCGTCGGCGGCAAACGGCTCGGCATCATCGGCATGGGCCGGATCGGTCAGGCGCTGGCGCGCCGCGCCCACGCTTTCGGCATGCAGATCCACTATCACAACCGCCGCCCGGTCGCGCCGCAGATCGAGGAAGAATTGCGCGCAACCTACTGGGACAGCCTCGACCAGATGCTGGCGCGCATGGACTTCATCTCGGTGAACTGTCCGCACACGCCGGCGACGTTCCATCTGCTCTCGGCGCGGCGGCTGAAACTGATCCGCAAGGATGCCTACATCATCAACACCGCGCGCGGCGAGATCATCGACGAAGCGACGCTGACCAAACTGATCGAGGACGGCGAGATCGCGGGCGCCGCGCTCGACGTGTTCGAGAACGAGCCTGCGGTCAATCCCAAACTGGTGCGGCTGGCGAAAGCCGGCAAGGTCGTGCTGCTGCCGCATATGGGCTCGGCCACCATCGAGGGCCGCGTCGAGATGGGCGAGAAGGTGATGATCAACATCCGCACCTTCCTTGATGGCCACCGTCCGCCGGACCGCGTGCTGCCGGGCGTGGCGTAA
- a CDS encoding SH3 domain-containing protein, giving the protein MGFVRKFSSLAAVCTVWIASCAPGLAAKEMVVAASGLPVPRYVSLKSDHVNVRAGPTKDQDVTWIYTRSGLPVEITAEFENWRRVRDSEGAEGWVYHSLLSGKRTAVVTMKKKDDLAPIYDNPDSSSAVAAKLQAGVVATVRRCNDGWCRVTGNGFDGWIEQQRLWGVYADEKVN; this is encoded by the coding sequence ATGGGGTTTGTCAGGAAATTTTCTTCGCTTGCGGCGGTCTGCACGGTCTGGATCGCTTCGTGTGCGCCGGGTCTTGCCGCGAAAGAGATGGTGGTTGCGGCGAGCGGCCTGCCGGTGCCGCGCTACGTCAGCCTGAAATCCGACCACGTCAACGTCCGTGCCGGTCCGACCAAGGATCAGGACGTGACCTGGATTTATACCCGCTCGGGGTTGCCGGTTGAAATCACCGCGGAGTTCGAGAACTGGCGGCGCGTGCGCGATTCCGAAGGCGCGGAAGGCTGGGTCTATCACTCGCTGCTGTCGGGCAAGCGCACCGCGGTCGTCACCATGAAGAAGAAGGATGATCTTGCGCCGATCTACGACAATCCCGATTCGTCCAGCGCCGTTGCGGCGAAGCTTCAGGCCGGCGTTGTCGCCACCGTGAGGCGCTGCAACGACGGCTGGTGCCGCGTCACCGGCAACGGTTTCGACGGCTGGATCGAGCAGCAGCGCCTGTGGGGCGTCTATGCCGACGAGAAGGTGAACTGA
- the irrA gene encoding iron response transcriptional regulator IrrA produces MTDVVTTVTKQDELDGRHGHAPALTGCPWHDVNEMLQSVGLRPTRQRMALGWLLFGKGGRHLTAEMLYEEATHAKVPVSLATVYNTLNQLTEAGLLRQVSVDGTKTYFDTNTSAHHHFYMEGNHELVDIPDPNLVLQKMPDVPEGYEISRIDMVVRLRKKR; encoded by the coding sequence ATGACCGACGTTGTGACCACCGTCACCAAACAGGACGAGCTCGATGGCCGCCACGGCCATGCGCCGGCTCTCACCGGTTGCCCATGGCATGACGTCAATGAAATGCTGCAGTCGGTCGGTCTGCGTCCGACCCGTCAGCGCATGGCGCTGGGCTGGCTGCTGTTCGGCAAGGGCGGCCGCCATCTGACCGCGGAAATGCTCTACGAAGAAGCGACCCACGCCAAGGTGCCGGTGTCGCTGGCGACCGTCTACAACACGCTCAATCAGCTCACCGAGGCAGGCCTGCTGCGTCAGGTCAGCGTCGACGGCACCAAGACCTATTTCGACACCAACACCAGCGCGCATCATCACTTCTACATGGAAGGCAATCACGAGCTGGTCGATATTCCGGACCCGAATCTCGTGCTGCAGAAGATGCCGGACGTGCCGGAAGGCTACGAGATCAGCCGCATCGACATGGTCGTGCGCCTGCGCAAGAAGCGCTGA
- the fabA gene encoding 3-hydroxyacyl-[acyl-carrier-protein] dehydratase FabA — protein sequence MKDRRNSYSYEELLACGRGELFGAGNAQLPLPPMLMFDRITEINETGGESGKGLIRAELDVKPDLWFFGCHFKGDPVMPGCLGLDALWQMVGFYLGWTGGLGRGRALGLSELKFTGQVLPNVTKVVYNIDIKRVMRSKLVLGVADGTLSADGEIIYRAKDLKVGLFQQDAALQPGT from the coding sequence ATGAAAGACCGCCGGAACAGCTATTCCTATGAAGAACTCCTGGCCTGTGGCCGGGGTGAGCTGTTCGGAGCCGGCAATGCCCAGCTGCCGCTGCCGCCGATGCTGATGTTCGACCGGATCACCGAGATCAACGAGACCGGCGGGGAAAGCGGCAAGGGTCTGATTCGCGCGGAGCTGGACGTCAAACCGGACCTCTGGTTTTTCGGCTGCCATTTCAAGGGCGATCCGGTGATGCCGGGATGCCTCGGCCTCGACGCGCTGTGGCAGATGGTCGGCTTTTATCTCGGCTGGACCGGCGGCCTCGGCCGCGGCCGGGCGCTGGGTTTGAGCGAACTCAAGTTTACCGGGCAGGTTCTGCCGAATGTCACCAAGGTTGTGTACAACATCGACATCAAGCGCGTCATGCGTTCGAAACTGGTGCTGGGCGTGGCGGACGGAACGCTTTCCGCCGATGGCGAGATCATCTATCGCGCCAAGGATTTGAAGGTCGGGTTATTCCAGCAAGATGCCGCATTGCAGCCGGGAACATGA